Proteins encoded in a region of the Triplophysa rosa linkage group LG6, Trosa_1v2, whole genome shotgun sequence genome:
- the grtp1b gene encoding growth hormone-regulated TBC protein 1b has protein sequence MEIHLNDQSTPVASKSTYQRVDQYGFERSEEHESNEHLTLTVLTRRSKKWSKLLQGTGNVEKTMKVKRYVRKGVPCEHRAQMWMAASGAHDQMGRNPGHYHSLLNAQHDPEVEDAVRADIHRTFPDNTQFRDSSHPCLQKALFNVLLAYGHHNKDVGYCQGMNFVAGYLLIITKDEEKSFWLMDALLGKILPDYYTRNMLGLQMDQEVLGELIRLKVPNVWKVLNQHNVMWTLVVSRWFICLYIDILPVETVLRIWDCLFYEGSKILFRVALTLIHHHQNLISQAQSLPEICELFKQITHGVFVEDCHSFMQKIFMEPGGLSMATISKLREVCRNRIITAKKI, from the exons ATGGAGATTCACCTTAATGATCAAAGCACACCCGTTGCCTCTAAAAGCACCTATCAGCG GGTAGACCAATATGGATTCGAGAGATCAGAGGAACATGAGTCCAATGAGCATTTAACGTTAACTGTTCTTACCAGAAGATCAAAGAAGTGGTCTAAACTTTTGCAGGGCACTGGTAATGTGGAGAAGACAATGAAAG TGAAGCGGTATGTGAGGAAGGGAGTTCCGTGTGAACATCGGGCTCAGATGTGGATGGCAGCTAGTGGAGCCCATGATCAGATGGGGAGAAATCCAGGCCATTATCACTCTTTATTAAACGCTCAACATGATCCTGAGGTAGAAGATGCTGTACGTGCTG ATATACACAGAACCTTCCCTGACAACACTCAGTTCCGTGACTCTTCCCATCCATGTTTACAAAAAGCCTTGTTTAATGTACTTCTAGCATATGGACATCACAATAAGGATGTTGGGTACTGTCAG GGAATGAACTTTGTTGCTGGATACCTCCTCATTATCACCAAAGATGAGGAGAAGTCTTTCTGGTTAATGGATGCTTTACTTGGCAAGATCCTGCCAG atTATTACACACGAAATATGCTGGGCCTTCAAATGGATCAAGAGGTGCTTGGAGAGCTTATCAGGTTGAAAGTTCCTAACGTCTGGAAGGTTTTGAATCAGCACAATGTAATGTGGACCCTGGTGGTCTCAAGATGGTTCATCTGCCTTTACATCGACATCCTTCCAGTCGAG ACAGTGCTTAGAATATGGGACTGCCTGTTCTACGAGGGATCCAAGATCTTGTTCCGTGTGGCTTTGACACTAATCCATCACCACCAGAACCTCATCTCTCAGGCTCAGAGTCTCCCGGAAATATGTGAACTATTTAAACAGATCACGCACGGAGTGTTTGTGGAGGACTGCCATAGCTTCATGCAG aaaatctttatGGAGCCAGGAGGTCTCTCTATGGCAACAATCAGTAAACTCAGGGAGGTGTGTAGAAATCGCATTATAACTGCAAAGAAAATCTGA